The Vibrio ishigakensis genome has a window encoding:
- a CDS encoding LysR substrate-binding domain-containing protein yields MRKQVPLKSIYAFVAVSETGSMSAAAEKINVSHSAISQSIKALESQLDTVLFTRIGRRVELNKVGREYYRKVAPALEIILDANQDLLNKNSPRLTINMVNSLTLHWWIPRVNRLQALAPELDIRISNRVGVFDLDAEGVDIAIIHDAIEPWKDYHCEHLADDELILVCSPNLLEQSTTPQELFNQHPRINVNNARRKHDWKIWCDAYDLSRPKPDPKLTFVASVQAIQAAIRGLGILVTHRHFAKDDIEQGMLVEVGSAVTNPTQGVYVVCHEKQLENRNVSVFLQWLRDEFSTN; encoded by the coding sequence ATGAGAAAACAGGTTCCTCTAAAATCAATTTACGCTTTTGTTGCGGTTAGCGAGACAGGCAGCATGTCCGCGGCAGCAGAAAAGATCAATGTCAGTCACTCTGCCATAAGCCAGTCTATTAAAGCACTTGAGTCTCAGCTGGATACTGTACTATTCACTCGTATAGGACGACGTGTTGAACTCAACAAGGTGGGCAGAGAGTATTATCGAAAGGTAGCTCCAGCTCTTGAAATCATACTGGATGCTAATCAAGATTTACTTAATAAAAATAGCCCAAGGTTGACCATCAATATGGTTAACTCTCTCACTCTGCATTGGTGGATCCCTAGAGTCAACCGATTGCAGGCGCTGGCACCTGAACTGGATATTCGTATTTCAAATCGCGTAGGCGTGTTTGACCTAGATGCTGAGGGCGTAGACATTGCCATCATTCACGATGCCATCGAACCTTGGAAAGACTATCACTGTGAGCACCTAGCCGATGACGAGCTCATCTTGGTATGCAGCCCTAATCTTCTAGAACAGAGCACAACACCGCAAGAGCTGTTCAATCAGCATCCAAGGATCAATGTGAACAATGCTAGACGTAAGCATGATTGGAAGATCTGGTGTGACGCCTACGATCTTTCGAGGCCAAAGCCCGATCCTAAGCTCACCTTTGTAGCATCGGTGCAAGCCATTCAGGCTGCTATTAGGGGACTAGGTATCTTGGTCACCCATCGGCACTTCGCAAAGGATGATATTGAGCAAGGAATGTTGGTAGAAGTGGGAAGCGCAGTCACCAACCCGACGCAAGGTGTGTATGTGGTGTGCCATGAAAAGCAATTGGAGAACCGAAATGTATCCGTATTTCTCCAATGGCTTAGGGATGAGTTTTCAACAAATTAG
- a CDS encoding DEAD/DEAH box helicase has protein sequence MPFSKLGLSKALTDAVVETGYDKPTSIQEKAIPIVLKGRNLIAAAQTGTGKTASFVLPILEMLSTGTTKKKKRVRALIVVPTRELAIQVDEKVKQYAKFTDLTSTAIYGGVDYAPQKQALIEGVDILVSTPGRLIDLYGQRAVYFEEVETLVLDEADRMLDMGFIEDINKIIARLPDDVQNLLFSATLSNPVRELARTAIDDAEEIAISKHSASKSNIEQWLVTVDKDKKSALLAHMINEYQWDQALIFIETKHGAAKLASQLEKRGIAAEAFHSGRNQKVRAQLLADFKAGKIQYMIATGVGARGIDIQELPRVINYDLPYPADEYVHRIGRTGRADAKGEAISFVSKDNFKNLCMIESRLGHLIERREIEGFQPRKEVPISILNYVPKHKRENKD, from the coding sequence ATGCCATTTTCTAAACTAGGTCTTTCCAAGGCGTTGACCGATGCCGTTGTCGAAACCGGTTATGACAAGCCGACTTCTATCCAAGAGAAAGCGATTCCTATCGTATTGAAGGGTCGAAACTTGATTGCGGCAGCGCAGACGGGTACGGGTAAAACGGCGAGTTTTGTACTGCCTATTTTGGAGATGCTGAGCACTGGTACCACTAAGAAAAAGAAGCGTGTGCGTGCACTGATTGTGGTTCCTACTCGTGAGCTTGCCATCCAAGTTGATGAGAAGGTTAAGCAATACGCCAAGTTTACCGACCTTACTTCAACCGCTATATATGGTGGGGTGGATTATGCACCTCAGAAGCAGGCTCTGATTGAAGGAGTGGATATATTGGTATCCACTCCTGGACGCTTAATTGATCTGTATGGTCAGCGTGCGGTTTACTTTGAGGAAGTGGAAACTCTGGTTCTGGATGAAGCTGATCGCATGTTGGACATGGGCTTTATCGAGGACATCAACAAGATCATTGCTCGTCTTCCTGATGATGTTCAAAACCTGCTGTTTTCAGCGACCCTGTCTAATCCAGTTCGCGAGCTAGCACGCACTGCAATTGATGACGCGGAAGAGATTGCTATCTCAAAGCACAGCGCATCAAAATCAAATATTGAGCAGTGGCTGGTTACAGTAGATAAGGATAAGAAGTCTGCTTTGCTTGCGCATATGATCAATGAATACCAATGGGATCAGGCGCTTATCTTTATTGAGACCAAGCACGGTGCGGCTAAGCTTGCTAGCCAGCTAGAGAAACGCGGTATTGCTGCTGAGGCATTTCATAGCGGACGTAACCAAAAGGTGCGTGCTCAGCTGTTAGCGGATTTTAAAGCAGGCAAGATCCAATACATGATTGCAACGGGTGTGGGCGCACGTGGTATCGATATTCAAGAGCTGCCTCGCGTAATCAACTATGACCTGCCGTACCCTGCGGATGAGTATGTACACCGCATCGGTCGTACCGGCCGAGCGGATGCCAAAGGTGAGGCTATCTCTTTTGTGTCGAAGGACAACTTCAAAAACCTGTGTATGATTGAGAGCCGATTGGGTCACCTTATTGAACGCCGTGAGATCGAAGGCTTCCAACCACGTAAGGAAGTGCCTATCTCGATCCTCAACTATGTGCCAAAGCATAAGAGAGAAAACAAAGACTAA
- a CDS encoding DMT family transporter, translating to MIKTDQRATAFMLMSTFCTSLTGLTAKFLTLRMATGSVLLLRFFLPAIIMLSLILLAKRCLPERDMWRVLIIRAVGVAACQFCFLYSLGKLSLVESVVLFSTGPIFIALFERCLFKIQLQSATLWAIGLTFWGVIFLAGNTDGFTFKPELLIGLMSGMFNAVSQLSLHRASKSSMSGMESSGWSFLLAGVILVPILALFHEQGAVDLNFTFTASHIVMLIVMVMTFAIIGTQLARNSAYRLAETNSQLAPLIYTNLVFTAVWQFTLFDERFSLHQYIGLGLIVGANMLRSGLLKQMAKQMLKRFR from the coding sequence TTGATAAAGACTGACCAACGCGCCACCGCATTTATGCTCATGTCGACTTTTTGTACCTCTCTTACGGGCTTAACTGCAAAATTTCTAACACTGCGAATGGCGACGGGTAGTGTGTTACTTCTCAGATTCTTCTTGCCTGCCATCATCATGCTGTCTCTGATTCTGCTGGCAAAGCGATGTCTTCCAGAGAGAGATATGTGGCGCGTGCTGATTATCCGCGCTGTTGGAGTGGCGGCCTGTCAGTTCTGTTTCCTTTACTCTTTGGGCAAGCTGTCGCTGGTGGAAAGCGTGGTGTTATTCAGCACAGGGCCAATATTCATCGCACTGTTTGAGCGTTGCCTATTTAAGATTCAATTGCAGTCAGCAACTCTGTGGGCAATTGGTCTTACCTTTTGGGGTGTGATATTTCTGGCGGGTAATACGGATGGCTTTACCTTTAAACCGGAGCTGTTGATTGGCCTTATGTCGGGCATGTTCAATGCGGTTTCTCAGCTGAGTCTACATAGGGCATCTAAAAGCAGCATGAGCGGTATGGAAAGCAGCGGTTGGTCTTTTCTGTTGGCGGGCGTGATACTAGTGCCTATCCTAGCTCTGTTCCATGAGCAAGGCGCTGTAGATCTGAACTTTACCTTCACTGCTAGCCATATCGTGATGCTAATAGTCATGGTGATGACCTTTGCTATTATCGGCACACAGTTGGCTCGCAACAGCGCGTATCGATTAGCAGAGACCAACTCACAGTTGGCCCCGCTCATCTATACCAATCTGGTATTTACCGCTGTTTGGCAATTTACCCTATTTGATGAGCGCTTCAGCCTGCATCAATACATAGGTCTTGGGCTGATAGTGGGCGCAAATATGCTGCGTTCGGGTCTCTTGAAGCAGATGGCAAAGCAGATGCTAAAGCGTTTCCGCTAA